Proteins encoded within one genomic window of Methanolacinia paynteri:
- a CDS encoding tRNA (N(6)-L-threonylcarbamoyladenosine(37)-C(2))-methylthiotransferase, with protein sequence MHTLKDKKIHIETYGCTFNFADTEKIVRIAEKQGCSIVPPGEAEAVIINTCTVVAQTERAMLRAIAEFPDKEIYVTGCMAVVQPDLIYGVRPDARLILPEDLNRCPETIGALVDGSTGIVQTARGCVSRCAYCITRSARGHLRSFPEDKIIEEIERLVSAGAVEIQLTGQDLSAYGMDTGSSLPELLDRINSLEGEFMVRVGMMNPSTAIPLTDELSDAFLGEKIFSFAHLPVQSGSDKVLSDMNREYRVQDFRNLVAELRKKDPVIRISTDFIVGYPTETEDDFLKTLAFFEEIRPTKVNITRFSAREGTDAAKLKDIPDWIKKERSRTLTIAANRLYDSVNESFIGKDLDVIVTERKRAGSCIARDKSYNNIVIEEELDAGARYMVRIVSHRRHYLIGERIE encoded by the coding sequence ATGCACACCCTGAAGGACAAAAAAATTCATATTGAGACATATGGCTGCACGTTCAATTTTGCCGATACTGAAAAGATTGTCCGCATTGCAGAAAAGCAGGGTTGCAGTATAGTGCCGCCGGGTGAGGCGGAAGCAGTTATTATCAATACCTGTACTGTTGTCGCTCAGACCGAAAGGGCGATGCTGAGAGCGATCGCCGAGTTTCCCGACAAGGAGATCTATGTCACCGGGTGTATGGCGGTAGTCCAGCCGGATCTGATATATGGTGTCCGCCCCGATGCAAGGCTGATCCTTCCCGAGGATCTGAACAGGTGCCCGGAGACGATCGGAGCCCTCGTGGACGGTTCGACAGGAATTGTCCAGACTGCCAGGGGATGCGTAAGCAGGTGTGCCTATTGTATCACAAGAAGCGCCCGGGGCCATCTCCGGAGTTTTCCGGAGGATAAGATAATCGAAGAGATTGAAAGGCTTGTATCCGCCGGTGCCGTCGAGATCCAGCTCACCGGGCAGGACCTGAGTGCTTACGGGATGGATACCGGCTCCTCCCTCCCGGAACTTTTAGACAGGATCAATTCATTGGAAGGAGAGTTTATGGTTCGTGTCGGGATGATGAATCCTTCTACAGCTATCCCGCTGACTGATGAGCTGTCCGATGCTTTTTTGGGAGAAAAGATATTCTCCTTCGCCCATCTTCCGGTGCAGTCGGGATCTGATAAGGTCCTTTCGGATATGAACCGGGAATACCGGGTACAGGATTTCAGGAACCTGGTAGCTGAACTCAGGAAGAAGGATCCCGTGATCAGAATATCGACCGACTTTATCGTAGGTTATCCTACTGAGACCGAAGATGACTTCCTTAAAACGCTTGCATTTTTTGAAGAGATCCGGCCAACCAAGGTGAATATCACCCGCTTTTCGGCAAGAGAAGGGACCGATGCGGCGAAACTGAAGGACATTCCCGACTGGATAAAAAAGGAGCGTTCCAGAACACTTACGATTGCCGCGAACAGGCTCTATGATTCGGTAAACGAGTCGTTTATCGGAAAGGATCTTGATGTTATCGTAACAGAGAGGAAGAGGGCCGGAAGCTGCATTGCAAGGGATAAGTCATACAATAATATCGTTATAGAAGAGGAGCTGGATGCCGGAGCCCGCTACATGGTCCGGATAGTTTCCCACAGGCGGCATTATCTCATCGGAGAGAGGATTGAGTGA